A DNA window from Pseudomonas tohonis contains the following coding sequences:
- a CDS encoding Mu transposase C-terminal domain-containing protein — MTPTTVAIHVGAVISCFGRTYCVRKFVSPDEILASDVLAGEDHVLKLSEITESYGQAAAQAGEQIDLAAIPEDDWKVAIERYNAIAPLIGMPSRTEALVKEVADQLLVSVPTLYRWLARVERHGSVTCLLRKRRFDAGGKRLDPRVEEIIEKAIRSDYLTELKKSPTAVTRVIETRCKNIGLPAPSKVAVMARIEEILPEERAAKREGRNAALDHRSIKGSMPGADTLNAVWQIDHTPADVILVDEQDRIPIGKPWITLAIDVFSRMVVGWYISFDPPGALATGLCISNAILPKDGMLGRLGVDFPWICQSKPAVIQADNAKEFHGEMLQEAAQEHGFNMKFRKLKKPNYGAHIERLFGTFAERIHELDGTTFSNTAQKGEYKSEKNATMTLVEFERWFANLIFGEYHHKKHSALGVSPIQRYEEGLYGSDDIPGLGVIRMASNPDKLRIDFMPLLRRTIQTYGVVSDFIFYHDPVLDKWIGAPEPGNKRKAREFIFRYDPRDISYLFFWDPHLREYFRIPYRNTAYPRISTWELKAIKSFLKDRGIKLENEEQIFRARNEMIRIEEQSRSDTHNRRGARQPTTAPRKKRMAKERDRLHKAMPPLPLPSDRIDSPPSDPAKAVVDDFSHLAPFEER, encoded by the coding sequence GTGACCCCCACAACCGTTGCTATTCACGTAGGCGCAGTCATCTCCTGCTTCGGCCGAACCTATTGCGTCAGGAAATTTGTTTCCCCTGATGAGATTTTGGCTTCGGACGTGTTGGCCGGCGAAGACCACGTACTGAAGCTCAGCGAAATAACCGAGAGCTACGGGCAAGCCGCTGCGCAGGCTGGCGAGCAAATCGATCTGGCTGCAATTCCTGAAGATGACTGGAAGGTTGCTATCGAGCGCTACAACGCGATTGCACCTCTAATTGGTATGCCATCGCGAACAGAGGCGCTCGTTAAGGAGGTTGCGGATCAGCTTCTTGTATCGGTACCGACTCTCTATCGATGGTTAGCACGCGTGGAGCGACACGGATCCGTGACCTGCTTGCTCCGCAAACGTCGATTCGATGCCGGCGGCAAACGACTTGATCCGAGGGTGGAAGAGATCATTGAGAAGGCCATCCGCTCGGACTACCTCACCGAGCTTAAAAAAAGCCCGACTGCTGTAACACGTGTGATCGAAACGCGGTGCAAGAACATAGGCCTTCCTGCCCCCAGTAAGGTCGCGGTCATGGCGCGAATTGAGGAAATCCTCCCTGAAGAACGAGCTGCAAAACGTGAAGGGCGTAATGCAGCCCTCGATCATCGATCAATAAAAGGCTCAATGCCCGGCGCCGATACCCTGAATGCGGTATGGCAGATCGATCACACACCAGCTGACGTGATATTGGTCGACGAGCAAGACCGAATTCCTATCGGCAAGCCTTGGATCACTCTCGCGATTGATGTTTTCTCGAGGATGGTGGTTGGCTGGTACATCTCTTTCGATCCACCAGGTGCATTGGCCACGGGCCTATGTATTTCGAACGCCATTCTTCCTAAGGACGGGATGCTAGGCCGGCTAGGTGTTGATTTCCCTTGGATCTGCCAGAGCAAGCCTGCGGTCATTCAGGCCGACAACGCCAAGGAATTCCACGGCGAGATGCTTCAGGAGGCGGCCCAAGAGCACGGCTTCAACATGAAGTTTCGCAAGCTCAAGAAGCCAAACTACGGCGCGCATATCGAGAGATTGTTCGGCACGTTTGCTGAGCGTATCCACGAGCTGGACGGCACCACATTCTCTAACACTGCCCAGAAAGGTGAATACAAGTCCGAGAAGAACGCCACCATGACGCTTGTCGAGTTCGAGCGCTGGTTCGCGAATCTGATCTTTGGGGAATACCACCACAAGAAGCATTCGGCGCTCGGTGTTTCGCCGATCCAGCGTTACGAAGAGGGGCTCTACGGTAGCGACGACATTCCTGGGCTAGGGGTGATCCGAATGGCTTCAAACCCCGACAAGCTCAGGATCGACTTCATGCCGCTGTTGCGTCGGACCATCCAGACATATGGAGTGGTGTCGGACTTCATCTTCTACCACGACCCTGTACTCGATAAGTGGATTGGCGCACCGGAGCCGGGCAACAAGCGGAAGGCCAGGGAATTTATTTTCAGGTACGACCCTAGGGACATTAGCTACCTGTTCTTCTGGGATCCCCACCTACGAGAGTACTTCCGGATTCCTTATCGCAACACCGCCTATCCACGGATCAGTACCTGGGAGCTGAAGGCAATTAAATCCTTCCTGAAAGACCGAGGGATCAAGCTCGAGAACGAGGAGCAGATATTTCGAGCGCGAAACGAAATGATTCGGATCGAGGAGCAGTCCAGATCTGACACGCACAATAGGCGTGGCGCGAGGCAACCTACTACGGCTCCGCGGAAAAAGCGGATGGCCAAGGAGCGTGACCGCCTCCACAAGGCTATGCCTCCCTTGCCGCTGCCTTCTGACCGCATCGACTCGCCGCCCTCGGATCCGGCAAAAGCCGTAGTCGATGACTTCTCTCATCTGGCTCCCTTTGAAGAGCGGTAG
- a CDS encoding HigA family addiction module antitoxin gives MALHNPPHPAETLREDVLPALGLSVTAFARHLGMARDTVSRVLNGHASISTDFALRLELAGLSRAEVWIGGQVDYDLWLARQDVLPDVECLHVAE, from the coding sequence ATGGCCCTGCACAACCCGCCCCACCCTGCCGAGACCCTGCGCGAGGACGTGTTGCCCGCCCTGGGCCTGAGCGTGACCGCGTTCGCCCGGCACCTGGGCATGGCCCGCGATACCGTTTCGCGCGTCCTCAACGGCCACGCCTCCATTTCCACTGACTTCGCTCTGCGCCTGGAACTGGCCGGCCTGAGCCGTGCCGAGGTGTGGATTGGCGGCCAGGTCGATTACGACCTGTGGCTGGCCCGCCAGGACGTCCTGCCCGACGTCGAGTGTCTGCACGTCGCCGAGTGA
- a CDS encoding histone-like nucleoid-structuring protein, MvaT/MvaU family, which translates to MSKLAEFKALEAKLAAQLRQLDELKNDGELKREIEFEEKLRKLMTEYDVSLKGIIALLDPDATVSLSAVRGQRRQRQAKVYKNPETGEIVETRGGNHKVLKAWKEQYGVECVDGWLQ; encoded by the coding sequence ATGTCCAAACTCGCTGAGTTCAAAGCGCTTGAAGCAAAACTTGCAGCTCAACTACGACAGCTCGATGAGCTGAAGAATGATGGCGAACTGAAACGCGAAATTGAGTTTGAGGAAAAGCTCCGCAAGCTAATGACCGAATACGATGTGAGTCTGAAGGGCATCATTGCTCTTCTAGACCCTGATGCCACAGTGAGCTTGTCTGCGGTTCGTGGACAGCGTCGGCAACGTCAAGCCAAGGTATACAAGAATCCGGAGACTGGAGAAATTGTAGAAACCAGAGGCGGTAACCACAAAGTACTTAAGGCTTGGAAAGAGCAGTATGGCGTTGAGTGCGTAGATGGGTGGTTGCAGTAA
- a CDS encoding TniB family NTP-binding protein, with translation MSKLNVSCLTGRPTPEMKVRLAAFREERWIGYDSAVRIREQIESLLDHPKTHRMPNLVLLGESNSGKSMILNSVRDRANPPYDLNAHKIELPVIMVQAPPSPDEGRMYTRIMESLGMHVASREPEDSKLRRIKVMCQHLNVQMLILDDFFNIAAGSIARRRKFLNALRNLSMELSIPIVLSGVPESQNILTADSSIANRFKPIFVRRWTEERIEEYATFVVSIRPRLELEKGMDILQRATLTRLLQFSEGLLGETVEILRLFASWAVRSGTEHVTGDMVTWENLHALGYVLPSDRTRYLER, from the coding sequence ATGAGCAAGCTAAATGTCAGTTGCCTTACTGGGCGTCCCACTCCGGAGATGAAGGTACGTCTGGCTGCCTTTCGTGAGGAACGCTGGATTGGCTATGACAGTGCAGTTCGGATTCGTGAGCAGATTGAAAGTCTGCTCGATCACCCGAAGACTCACCGGATGCCCAATCTCGTGCTGCTTGGCGAGAGTAATAGTGGCAAGTCGATGATCCTAAATAGCGTTCGAGATCGGGCCAATCCCCCCTACGACCTGAACGCCCACAAAATAGAACTACCGGTAATCATGGTGCAGGCGCCGCCATCACCCGATGAAGGACGCATGTACACGAGGATCATGGAGAGCCTCGGGATGCACGTTGCATCAAGGGAGCCAGAGGACTCGAAGCTGCGGCGGATAAAGGTTATGTGTCAGCACCTGAATGTGCAGATGTTGATACTGGATGACTTCTTCAACATTGCTGCAGGGTCGATTGCACGTAGGCGAAAGTTTCTCAATGCTCTGAGGAACCTGAGCATGGAGCTCAGTATTCCGATCGTCCTTTCGGGTGTTCCTGAAAGCCAGAACATACTGACCGCGGACTCATCCATTGCGAATCGCTTCAAACCTATTTTCGTCCGTAGGTGGACCGAGGAGCGAATTGAGGAGTACGCGACCTTCGTCGTTAGCATACGGCCGCGTCTGGAACTCGAGAAGGGAATGGATATCCTGCAGCGCGCCACGCTGACGCGGTTGCTTCAGTTCAGTGAAGGGTTGCTGGGTGAGACGGTGGAGATACTCCGACTCTTTGCGAGCTGGGCTGTGCGTAGTGGTACGGAGCATGTCACTGGGGACATGGTGACCTGGGAAAACCTGCATGCCCTGGGCTATGTCTTGCCCTCCGACCGAACTCGATACTTGGAGCGCTGA
- a CDS encoding AAA family ATPase, which yields MRSSISLPVIQRVTIRNFALYPGRNNSGLDITFPNGISVIAGINGIGKTTLLTLLLRMLLGPNDPEKATRSLGRASRRRLVGLKKFDFFSKRVPGKLGDDAFATLFFSLGGKSIEVSRYLGSLKLKSVKVSGKRYDPESEIDFIDYLGYLSGLLSGYDFHMVVRYLQFFGEDRIPLLWDAGAQFEFFKILFLEDTVASSLNDAFAQIQKIDTDYRNRLHQLNKRKESLPPAATNSASIELETLDKMIEEATEAHIDAEKQFQTRKSEYDNLQKELRSLDNMSDEAQVDLAQLELQFSQTDAMFILQALPSLRDKEKFLMQGYATGCGCFICGSKSKKQLENIGKKTRKGHCFACDATISNPKPDNVTPISLPQVHILEEKIENLRRNAEQIEIQRSEIEQEIAISSQAFREAVNLRNSALQKREYLEIQRPSQDQKPIVGLQAELDREQDALDELAENRKELTERYRAAVDLAQERMGVLKETLETTLTAYATSFLQEKVSVTFSRQTPFKIATGADRVNIPTFTINMTSSTHKVAHERLQSNSVSESQKEFLDLAFRMTLLDMVNDNGPIMLVIETPEASLDSWFMRRAADLMRRFAPEDTSTSRKVIATSNVNGTQMIPALLGLVEEDGSITKLPIERENHLINLLDLTPPPAALDQQEVQSLLSEELGKFLHAK from the coding sequence TTGCGATCAAGTATTTCTCTACCTGTCATCCAACGGGTGACCATCCGAAATTTCGCGCTCTATCCAGGTCGAAATAACTCCGGACTAGATATCACATTCCCTAATGGGATAAGCGTGATCGCCGGCATTAATGGAATTGGGAAGACAACTCTTCTTACTCTACTCCTTAGAATGTTATTAGGTCCTAATGACCCAGAGAAGGCCACTCGTAGCCTCGGCCGAGCCAGTCGGCGACGCCTTGTTGGACTCAAGAAATTCGACTTCTTTTCAAAGCGCGTCCCTGGGAAGTTGGGTGATGACGCTTTTGCAACGCTATTTTTCTCGCTAGGCGGAAAAAGCATCGAGGTTTCAAGATACCTTGGTAGCTTGAAACTGAAATCAGTAAAAGTATCCGGAAAAAGATACGACCCCGAATCCGAAATAGATTTTATAGATTACCTAGGATATTTAAGCGGGCTTCTGTCTGGCTATGACTTCCATATGGTTGTTCGGTACTTGCAATTTTTTGGCGAAGATCGAATTCCTCTTCTTTGGGACGCAGGCGCACAGTTCGAGTTTTTCAAAATTCTATTCCTTGAGGACACTGTAGCATCATCGCTAAATGATGCATTTGCACAAATCCAGAAGATAGATACTGACTATCGAAACCGCCTCCACCAACTCAACAAACGAAAAGAATCTCTTCCACCTGCCGCGACAAACTCCGCAAGCATTGAGCTAGAAACGCTCGATAAAATGATTGAGGAAGCAACTGAAGCTCATATTGATGCAGAAAAGCAATTCCAGACAAGGAAAAGCGAATACGACAACCTTCAGAAAGAACTCCGCTCATTAGACAATATGTCTGATGAGGCTCAAGTGGATCTCGCTCAGTTAGAGCTTCAGTTCTCCCAGACTGATGCGATGTTTATCCTTCAAGCGCTACCATCGCTACGTGATAAAGAAAAATTTCTTATGCAAGGGTACGCGACTGGCTGCGGATGTTTCATTTGCGGAAGCAAGTCAAAAAAACAGTTGGAAAATATTGGCAAAAAGACTCGTAAAGGCCATTGCTTTGCTTGCGACGCAACAATCAGCAATCCCAAGCCAGATAATGTAACGCCTATTTCACTTCCACAAGTTCATATCCTTGAGGAGAAAATAGAAAACTTAAGAAGAAACGCGGAACAGATTGAAATTCAGCGTTCGGAAATTGAGCAAGAAATAGCCATCTCATCACAGGCCTTCAGAGAAGCGGTTAACTTAAGAAACTCAGCCTTACAAAAAAGAGAATACTTAGAGATCCAGCGCCCAAGTCAAGATCAAAAGCCGATAGTCGGATTACAAGCGGAGCTTGATAGAGAGCAAGATGCTCTGGATGAGCTCGCCGAAAACCGCAAAGAACTTACAGAGAGATATCGCGCAGCAGTCGATCTAGCCCAAGAAAGGATGGGAGTTCTTAAAGAGACTCTCGAAACAACGCTCACTGCATATGCCACTTCATTTCTACAGGAAAAGGTCAGCGTAACCTTTAGCCGTCAAACACCCTTTAAAATTGCAACTGGCGCAGACCGCGTAAACATCCCAACATTTACAATAAATATGACTTCAAGCACTCATAAAGTCGCGCATGAGCGGTTGCAGAGCAATAGTGTTTCAGAGTCACAGAAAGAATTTTTAGATTTGGCTTTCAGAATGACGCTTTTGGATATGGTCAATGATAACGGGCCAATAATGCTCGTGATCGAGACACCAGAGGCAAGCTTAGACAGTTGGTTCATGCGCAGAGCCGCAGATCTCATGCGCCGCTTCGCACCAGAAGACACGAGCACCTCCCGAAAAGTAATCGCCACCTCCAATGTTAACGGCACACAGATGATTCCTGCACTGCTAGGACTAGTGGAGGAGGATGGCTCGATTACAAAACTGCCTATAGAGCGCGAAAATCATCTAATCAATCTACTTGATCTGACACCACCTCCAGCTGCACTTGACCAGCAAGAAGTGCAGTCTCTACTGTCTGAAGAGCTAGGGAAGTTCCTTCATGCTAAGTGA
- a CDS encoding ATP-dependent helicase, whose amino-acid sequence MSERTYTKEQLQVIEHSAGHAVVAAVAGSGKTETLVGRVRHLLRDISPRHIAVVMFNKDAALSFRRRFEQAVQGTAPEIRTFNSMGNKIVNLLVQHGLLPEARIESKDHLRTKIAREAFTHVFKAINGSNVAPDKEQVDGFISFLMLVKSSTNRPEEVFERYSYGSIAKGYPEAFHLFESRRAQLKIRFFEDQLYDPVKLMLRRPLAQRYVQNRVDHLIVDEAQDMNGIQIELLKILAGDRAQVMLVGDEDQAIYDWRGAEPDYLIRGFEQDFPHATRYTLPHTFRFGHALSIAASQLITHNKNRNPKISISNEKAPLTRIHCLPLTLGLADLGEHVAQQLTAGVALQDIAVLVRTYDLSVTLELDLHQRGIPYHVYGRPPLMRIPEISALLGVLQLASGRWRSLEGDQLRYVIKSLLYRPTLYLDKAALNRVIELVVHHPERLVEAIRSTITPQTKDFQANQIRDRADLLEILATSTAPHEKVITVLDRYLLATEFERNIEKQSPTLDQATAVMANVQAFRTIASRHEGTIDEFLDSLDPLIDSSAVEPPTTAHVWISSIHRAKGAQWSRVFVPGLVRGGFPRDRLSNEEIEAERRLFYVAITRAVDEVFIAHPSDPEFQRILETATPTDPDPAISSVSCFLWEMDIALARHAGAAIEEKRFEAPGEIERPQIANAYFATFPFSQDWHYVQRPQASIAANTHQGILGAEAGTKVIHAVFGTGTIEKWIDDRVLRVIFDDGDTRLLVASMAPMETALM is encoded by the coding sequence ATGTCAGAGCGGACATACACCAAAGAACAACTTCAGGTCATTGAACACTCAGCCGGGCATGCAGTCGTGGCCGCAGTGGCAGGATCGGGAAAAACCGAAACACTGGTAGGCCGGGTTCGGCACCTCCTACGCGACATAAGCCCAAGACACATCGCCGTCGTCATGTTCAACAAGGATGCAGCACTATCGTTTCGGCGACGCTTCGAACAAGCAGTGCAAGGCACTGCGCCCGAGATCAGAACGTTCAACTCGATGGGCAACAAAATCGTAAATCTACTCGTCCAGCACGGGTTGCTTCCAGAGGCGAGGATAGAATCCAAGGATCACCTACGGACAAAGATTGCCAGAGAGGCGTTCACTCATGTGTTCAAAGCTATCAACGGAAGCAACGTTGCCCCAGACAAGGAGCAGGTAGACGGTTTTATCTCCTTCCTGATGCTGGTCAAGTCGAGCACGAACAGGCCTGAGGAGGTATTCGAGAGATACAGTTATGGCTCGATCGCCAAAGGGTATCCCGAAGCGTTCCATCTTTTTGAAAGTCGCCGTGCACAACTGAAAATCAGATTCTTTGAAGATCAACTCTATGACCCAGTCAAGCTGATGCTGAGGCGGCCTCTAGCGCAACGCTATGTCCAGAACCGAGTTGACCATCTGATAGTGGATGAGGCTCAGGACATGAATGGTATTCAGATCGAACTACTGAAGATTCTCGCCGGCGATAGAGCTCAAGTAATGCTGGTCGGAGACGAAGATCAAGCTATCTACGATTGGCGCGGCGCGGAACCGGACTATCTCATCCGCGGCTTCGAACAGGACTTCCCGCATGCCACCCGATATACCCTGCCCCACACATTCCGCTTCGGTCACGCACTTTCAATCGCGGCCAGCCAGCTGATCACCCACAATAAAAACCGTAACCCCAAGATCAGTATCTCCAATGAGAAAGCTCCGCTTACACGCATCCATTGCTTGCCACTTACCCTGGGTTTAGCTGACCTCGGCGAGCACGTAGCACAACAACTCACCGCTGGGGTCGCGCTCCAAGATATTGCAGTGCTGGTCAGAACCTATGATCTCAGCGTCACCCTAGAACTGGACTTGCATCAGCGAGGGATTCCTTACCACGTATATGGCCGACCACCTCTGATGCGAATTCCAGAAATCAGTGCACTGCTCGGTGTTCTTCAACTGGCCAGCGGTCGCTGGAGATCCCTAGAAGGTGATCAATTGCGATACGTCATCAAGAGCTTGCTGTACCGACCTACTCTCTATCTGGACAAGGCAGCATTAAATCGCGTTATAGAGTTAGTAGTGCATCATCCCGAGCGACTTGTGGAGGCTATCCGCTCTACCATCACCCCGCAGACCAAAGATTTCCAAGCGAACCAAATTCGTGATCGTGCTGACTTACTTGAGATTCTCGCAACCTCTACGGCCCCCCACGAAAAAGTTATTACAGTGCTTGATCGCTACCTGCTGGCAACGGAGTTCGAACGAAACATTGAAAAACAGTCGCCTACCCTAGACCAAGCAACAGCTGTCATGGCAAACGTTCAGGCATTTCGAACCATAGCCAGCCGGCATGAGGGCACCATCGACGAGTTCCTGGACAGCCTTGACCCTCTCATTGACTCATCTGCGGTGGAGCCACCCACTACTGCACACGTATGGATCAGCTCTATCCATCGTGCTAAAGGAGCCCAATGGTCCCGAGTCTTTGTACCTGGGTTGGTGAGAGGCGGTTTTCCTCGCGACCGTCTTAGCAACGAAGAGATTGAGGCAGAGCGTCGGCTTTTCTATGTAGCTATCACTCGTGCCGTTGATGAGGTGTTCATTGCTCACCCCAGTGACCCAGAGTTTCAGCGCATCCTTGAGACTGCTACCCCAACCGATCCTGACCCTGCAATCAGCTCAGTCTCCTGCTTTCTCTGGGAGATGGATATCGCCCTAGCCCGACACGCTGGAGCGGCGATCGAAGAAAAACGCTTTGAAGCCCCTGGAGAAATAGAGCGCCCACAGATTGCAAACGCTTACTTCGCAACATTCCCCTTCTCACAGGATTGGCACTATGTACAGCGCCCCCAGGCCTCAATAGCCGCAAATACACATCAAGGCATTCTGGGAGCAGAAGCTGGGACTAAGGTCATTCATGCAGTGTTCGGTACGGGGACTATCGAAAAGTGGATTGATGATCGAGTCCTGAGGGTAATCTTTGATGACGGAGATACTCGACTACTAGTAGCCAGCATGGCACCGATGGAGACCGCACTGATGTAA
- a CDS encoding PD-(D/E)XK nuclease domain-containing protein: protein MRIKLSYETVRRLPKLDNSSLFSKIEQDIITGMDSAVSGSPEDQFIQEAIEFYRYWLSSRPSNDLGPDTQALLMIFSETPDIDWGFTYHPNIPTVKVFRKGGTLSEGVVVCNQNFRVILKIHDILTVDNAYLFIDENLSSNHTFVLAKFGQQKMQIHRQGQEIEEWIYEPEEITVKNDDISLTPETLDEDLSRFHHEYLSTSTAIAARNMWEVKSGKTRSTLKTQPERHVQSFLLTYLKSSYRRSGVFINEEINNQGGRTDIIVERETSPGSRQKVNTVIELKVLSSAKSFEANSAWAISGIDQAKNYANAETDACFACLYDARRNKQAMPELKPHAKQKGVRLGEYPMQVPADRPKQKTTKAAAVKKAPIPKNKKAVSGRKSK from the coding sequence GTGCGTATCAAACTCTCCTACGAAACCGTGCGAAGGCTGCCTAAATTGGATAATTCATCTCTTTTTTCAAAGATTGAACAAGACATAATCACTGGAATGGACTCTGCAGTCTCAGGCTCTCCTGAGGATCAGTTCATTCAAGAAGCGATTGAGTTCTATCGCTACTGGCTTAGCTCACGCCCCTCAAACGACCTAGGTCCTGACACTCAAGCCTTGTTAATGATTTTTTCTGAAACCCCTGATATAGACTGGGGGTTCACGTACCACCCCAACATACCCACCGTTAAAGTCTTTAGAAAAGGGGGCACACTGAGCGAAGGGGTCGTTGTATGCAATCAGAACTTCAGAGTAATTCTGAAGATTCATGACATCCTAACTGTCGACAATGCATACCTGTTCATTGATGAAAACCTATCGTCAAACCACACTTTCGTTTTAGCGAAATTTGGCCAACAGAAAATGCAGATTCACAGGCAAGGCCAAGAGATAGAAGAGTGGATCTACGAACCTGAGGAGATAACTGTCAAAAATGATGACATCTCGCTGACCCCAGAGACGCTAGATGAGGATTTATCGAGGTTTCATCATGAATACCTCAGTACCTCCACTGCGATCGCTGCAAGAAATATGTGGGAGGTCAAAAGTGGAAAAACGCGATCCACCTTAAAGACCCAACCAGAGCGACATGTGCAGTCTTTCCTGCTTACATACCTAAAAAGTTCCTACAGAAGGTCTGGTGTTTTTATAAACGAAGAAATTAATAATCAGGGAGGCCGCACCGACATAATAGTAGAAAGAGAAACCTCCCCTGGCTCTAGACAAAAAGTCAACACGGTTATCGAGCTTAAAGTTCTGTCATCTGCAAAAAGCTTTGAAGCTAATAGCGCCTGGGCCATAAGCGGCATTGATCAAGCAAAAAATTACGCAAACGCTGAGACTGATGCATGTTTTGCATGTCTATATGATGCGCGACGCAACAAACAAGCTATGCCAGAGCTTAAACCCCACGCCAAACAAAAGGGGGTGAGACTGGGCGAGTATCCGATGCAAGTTCCCGCAGATAGGCCAAAACAAAAGACAACCAAGGCGGCGGCAGTTAAAAAGGCGCCTATCCCAAAAAATAAAAAAGCTGTATCAGGCAGAAAGTCCAAATGA